In a genomic window of Lycium ferocissimum isolate CSIRO_LF1 chromosome 9, AGI_CSIRO_Lferr_CH_V1, whole genome shotgun sequence:
- the LOC132030563 gene encoding GPN-loop GTPase QQT2 codes for MEIDSKVPEEAEGSMQVDSKVPEKDDISNSMQNLNIEGSSSFTFKKKPVIIIVVGMAGSGKTTFMHRLVCHTMASNMRGYVLNLDPAVLTLPYGANIDIRDTVRYKEVMKQFNLGPNGGILTSLNLFATKFDEVISVIEKRADQLDYVLVDTPGQIEIFTWSASGAIITEAFASTFPTVVTYVVDTPRSASPATFMSNMLYACSILYKTRLPLVLAFNKTDVANHEFALEWMKDFEVFHAALDADNTYTSTLTRSLSLALEEFYKNLRSVGVSAVSGAGMDAFFKTIDASTEEYMETYKADLDKRREEKQLLEEKRRRENMEKLRKDIEKTGGETVVLSTGLKDGKGKNKDMMDDEDEEEEDEDDIQVFSDDEGAIDEDEDEEVTGFSF; via the exons ATGGAGATTGATTCAAAGGTACCGGAAGAGGCTGAGGGTTCGATGCAAGTTGACAGTAAG GTTCCGGAGAAGGATGATATCTCTAACTCGATGCAAAACCTTAATATTGAGGGATCATCATCCTTCACTTTCAAGAAAAAGCCTGTCATTATCATAGTGGTTGGGATGGCTG GTAGTGGAAAAACTACGTTTATGCATCGACTTGTTTGCCACACAATGGCGTCCAATATGCGGGGTTATGTTTTGAACCTTGATCCTGCTGTCTTGACCCTTCCATATGGTGCAAATATTGATATTAGAGACACTGTTCGATACAAGGAAGTCATGAAGCAATTCAATCTTGGGCCAAATGGAGGAATTCTTACTTCACTGAACTTGTTTGCCACAAAGTTTGATGAG GTGATATCAGTTATTGAAAAACGAGCAGACCAGTTGGACTATGTTCTTGTGGACACTCCTGGACAGATTGAGATATTCACTTGGTCTGCCTCTGGTGCAATAATCACTGAAGCTTTTGCATCTACTTTTCCCACTGTGGTGACATATGTAGTTGATACACCACGGTCCGCAAGTCCAGCTACCTTTATGAGCAATATGCTCTATGCTTGTAGCATCCTCTACAAAACAAGGTTGCCGTTGGTATTGGCATTCAACAAGACAGATGTGGCTAATCATGAATTTGCTTTGGAG TGGATGAAAGATTTCGAGGTGTTTCACGCGGCACTAGATGCGGACAACACTTACACATCAACTCTGACTCGAAGCCTTTCTCTTGCACTTGAGGAGTTCTACAAGAATCTCAGATCCGTCGGGGTCTCTGCAGTTTCAGGTGCTGGGATGGACGCCTTTTTCAAGACAATTGATGCCAGCACTGAAGAGTATATGGAAACTTACAA GGCTGACTTGGACAAGAGACGGGAGGAGAAGCAATTGTTAGAGGAAAAACGCAGAAGGGAGAATATGGAAAAGCTGAGGAAAGATATCGAGAAAACTGGAGGAGAGACTGTAGTATTGAGCACTGGTTTGAAGGATGGAAAAGGGAAGAACAAGGATATGATGGATGACGAggatgaagaggaagaagatgaagacgACATCCAGGTTTTTAGTGACGATGAAGGTGCCATAgatgaggatgaagatgaagaagttACTGGCTTTTCATTTTGA
- the LOC132030564 gene encoding general transcription and DNA repair factor IIH helicase subunit XPB1, which translates to MGHHGHGDKSRPSKKIKFNSKEEYRASTADDDQYYPEEGGDDFHDGEREGKKMDFTKLELKLDHANRPLWACADGRIFLETFSPLYKQAYDFLIAIAEPVCRPESMHEYNLTPHSLYAAVSVGLETETIIAVLNKLSKTKLPKEMIDFIHASTANYGKVKLVLKKNRYFIESPFPEVLKKLLADEAIGKARISSEDGFTVSKPVNEIERGHDELINGVDLAAAAEEKETHSFEIDPAQVENVKQRCLPNALNYPMMEEYDFRNDTVNPDLDMELKPQAQPRPYQEKSLSKMFGNGRARSGIIVLPCGAGKSLVGVSAASRIKKSCLCLATNAVSVDQWAFQFKLWSTIREEQICRFTSDSKERFRGNVGVVVTTYNMVAFGGKRSEESEKIIEEIRNREWGLLLMDEVHVVPAHMFRKVISITKSHCKLGLTATLVREDERITDLNFLIGPKLYEANWLDLVKGGFIANVQCAEVWCPMTKEFFAEYLKKENSKKRQALYVMNPNKFRACEFLIRFHEQQRGDKIIVFADNLFALTEYAMKLRKPMIYGATSHVERTKILDAFKTSKEVNTIFLSKVGDNSIDIPEANVIIQISSHAGSRRQEAQRLGRILRAKGRHQDRMAGGKEEYNAFFYSLVSTDTQEMYYSTKRQQFLIDQGYSFKVITSLPPSDSGPELSYHRLEEQLQLLGKVLSAGDDAVGLEQLDEDADDVALQKARRYMGNMSAMSGAKGMVYMEYNTGKKGLIKSKPKDPTKRHTLFKKRFG; encoded by the exons ATGGGTCATCACGGGCACG GTGATAAAAGTCGACCAAGCAAGAAGATCAAGTTCAATTCAAAG GAGGAGTATCGGGCTTCAACTGCTGATGATGATCAGTATTATCCTGAAGAAGGCGGTGATGATTTTCATGATG GCGAGAGAGAAGGGAAGAAGATGGATTTCACTAAGCTGGAACTCAAACTCGATCACGCCAATCGTCCATTGTGGGCTTGTGCGGATGGAAGAATTTTCCTTGAGACCTTCTCTCCATTGTATAAGCAAGCCTATGATTTTCTCATTGCCATTGCCGAGCCTGTTTGCAG GCCGGAGTCGATGCATGAGTACAACTTGACGCCTCACTCGTTGTATGCCGCTGTGTCAGTTGGTCTTGAGACTGAAACTATAATCGCTGTTTTGAACAAATTGTCAAAGACCAAACTTCCCAAAGAGatgattgattttattcatGCTTCTACTGCTAACTATGGAAAAGTGAAGCTTGTTCTTAAGAAGAATCGGTATTTTATAGAATCTCCATTTCCAGAG GTGTTGAAAAAATTGCTCGCGGATGAAGCCATAGGGAAGGCTAGGATTTCGTCTGAG GATGGGTTTACTGTAAGCAAACCCGTGAATGAAATTGAACGCGGACATGATGAGTTGATAAACGGAGTAGATCTGGCAGCAGCGGCTGAAGAAAAAGAAACCCATTCATTTGAAATAGACCCTGCTCAG GTTGAAAATGTGAAGCAGCGGTGTCTACCAAATGCTTTGAATTATCCCATGATGGAGGAGTATGACTTCAGGAATGATACA GTTAATCCTGATCTTGACATGGAGTTGAAGCCTCAAGCACAACCACGTCCTTATCAAGAGAAGAGTCTTAGTAAGATGTTTGGAAATG GAAGAGCAAGATCTGGAATTATTGTGCTACCTTGTGGTGCCGGGAAGTCTTTAGTAGGCGTTTCTGCGGCAAGCAGAATAAAAAAGAGCTGCCTTTGTTTAGCAACAAATGCTGTGTCTGTGGATCAATGGGCTTTCCAGTTTAAGTTGTGGTCTACTATCCGAGAAGAGCAGATATGTCGTTTCACATCTGACAGCAAAGAAAGATTCCGTGGAAATGTTGGTGTGGTGGTGACAACATATAACATGGTTGCTTTTGGTGGCAAACGTTCTGAAGAATCTGAGAAGAtcattgaagaaataagaaatagaGAATGGGGTTTACTCCTCATGGATGAG GTGCACGTGGTTCCTGCACATATGTTTCGAAAGGTCATTAGTATCACGAAATCACATTGCAAACTTGGGCTTACTG CTACGCTTGTCAGAGAAGACGAGAGGATCACAGATCTGAACTTTCTTATTGGTCCCAAGTTGTATGAAGCAAATTGGTTGGATTTAGTGAAAGGAGGATTTATTGCAAATGTACAGTGTGCTGAGGTGTGGTGTCCTATGACGAAGGAATTCTTTGCTGAATATTTGAAAAAAGAGAATTCAAAGAAGCGACAA GCACTTTATGTGATGAACCCAAATAAGTTCAGGGCTTGTGAGTTTCTTATCCGCTTTCATGAACAGCAGCGTGGGGACAAGATCATTGTCTTCGCCGACAATCTATTTGCTCTTACCGAGTATGCAATGAAGCTTCGGAAACCTATGATCTATGGTGCTACCAG CCATGTTGAGAGAACAAAAATTCTTGATGCATTTAAAACTAGCAAGGAAGTTAACACCATATTCCTTTCCAAG GTGGGTGATAACTCCATTGATATTCCTGAGGCGAATGTTATAATACAAATTTCGTCACATGCTGGTTCAAGACGACAAGAAGCTCAACGTCTAGGGCGTATTCTCAGGGCCAAG GGGCGGCATCAAGATAGGATGGCAGGAGGTAAAGAGGAGTACAATGCATTCTTTTACTCCCTTGTGTCAACAGATACCCAG GAAATGTACTACTCAACCAAAAGACAGCAGTTCTTGATCGATCAAGGTTATAGCTTTAAG GTGATCACAAGCTTGCCGCCTTCTGATTCTGGGCCTGAGTTATCTTACCATCGTCTTGAGGAACAGCTTCAACTTCTTGGAAAG GTACTGAGTGCTGGCGATGATGCAGTCGGTTTGGAGCAGCTAGATGAAGATGCAGATGACGTAGCTCTTCAAAAAGCTCGTCGCTACATGGGTAATATGAGTGCCATGTCAGGAGCTAAAGGAATGGTTTATATGGAGTACAA CACTGGGAAGAAGGGCCTTATTAAAAGCAAGCCTAAAGATCCAACCAAGAGACATACATTATTCAAGAAACGTTTTGGTTGA